In a single window of the Halomicroarcula saliterrae genome:
- the ctaD gene encoding cytochrome c oxidase subunit I yields MAVGDLVLTGLMAVLLVGIIALLTRIENWRSYTPLAGGGTATGEDAAVLNREKPAGIIRWLTTVDHKDIGLLYGLYGIIAFAVGGIMAMLIRVQLITPGGAILGTSAYNSILTSHGITMLFLFGTPIIAAFANYFIPLLIGADDMAFPRINAIAFWLLPPAALLIWAGFFLAPVTENMIEPAQTAWTMYTPLSVEQANPGVDLMLLGLHLSGVAATMGAINFIATIFTERGEDVSWANLDIFSWTILTQSALILFAFPLLGSAIVMLLLDRNLATTFFAVEGGGPLLWQHLFWFFGHPEVYILVLPPMGLVSLILPKFSGRKLFGFKFVVYSTLAIGVLSFGVWAHHMFSTGMDPRLRASFMAVSLAIAIPSAVKTFNWITTMWNGRLRLTSPMLFCIGFVSNFIIGGVTGVFLAAIPVDLVLHDTYYVVGHFHYIVMGAIGFAVFAGIYYWFPIFTGRMYQRTLGKAHFWLSMIGTNLTFFAMLALGYLGMPRRYATYQFDGAIAPLAQVSTFHLLATAGAFILLVGQLIFVWNLVQSWLEGPIVEDGDPWNLERDDMLDREFEWFDRKLETAVTDGGEDEEQSALTDGGTQSDD; encoded by the coding sequence ATGGCTGTAGGAGATCTAGTGCTGACGGGGTTGATGGCCGTCCTCCTCGTCGGCATCATCGCGTTACTCACGCGCATCGAGAACTGGCGGTCGTACACGCCGCTGGCCGGAGGTGGTACCGCAACAGGTGAGGACGCCGCTGTCCTCAATCGGGAGAAACCCGCCGGTATCATCCGCTGGCTGACCACTGTCGACCACAAGGATATCGGGCTGCTGTACGGGCTGTACGGTATCATCGCCTTCGCCGTCGGCGGTATCATGGCGATGCTCATCCGGGTCCAGCTCATCACCCCTGGCGGGGCGATACTGGGGACGAGTGCGTACAACTCGATCCTGACGAGTCACGGCATCACGATGCTGTTCCTCTTCGGGACGCCCATCATCGCCGCGTTCGCGAACTACTTCATCCCGCTGCTCATCGGGGCCGACGACATGGCGTTCCCGCGCATCAACGCCATCGCGTTCTGGCTGCTCCCGCCCGCGGCGCTGCTCATCTGGGCCGGCTTCTTCCTCGCACCGGTCACGGAGAACATGATTGAGCCGGCACAGACCGCGTGGACGATGTACACGCCGCTGTCGGTCGAGCAGGCTAACCCCGGCGTCGACCTGATGCTGCTCGGGCTCCACCTCTCGGGGGTCGCAGCGACGATGGGTGCCATCAACTTCATCGCGACTATCTTCACCGAACGCGGTGAGGACGTCAGCTGGGCGAACCTCGACATCTTCTCGTGGACCATCCTCACCCAGTCGGCGCTCATCCTCTTCGCGTTCCCGCTGCTTGGCAGCGCTATCGTCATGTTGCTGCTGGACCGGAACCTCGCCACGACGTTCTTCGCCGTCGAGGGCGGCGGCCCGCTGCTGTGGCAACACCTGTTCTGGTTCTTCGGCCACCCCGAGGTGTACATCCTCGTCCTCCCGCCGATGGGACTCGTCAGTCTCATCCTGCCGAAGTTCTCCGGCCGGAAGCTGTTTGGCTTCAAGTTCGTCGTCTACTCCACGCTGGCTATCGGGGTCCTCTCCTTTGGCGTCTGGGCCCACCACATGTTCTCGACGGGCATGGACCCGCGGCTACGGGCCTCGTTCATGGCGGTCTCGCTGGCTATCGCGATACCCAGCGCCGTCAAGACGTTCAACTGGATCACGACGATGTGGAACGGCCGTCTGCGCCTGACGAGCCCGATGCTGTTCTGTATCGGCTTCGTCTCGAACTTCATCATCGGGGGGGTCACCGGCGTCTTCCTCGCCGCCATCCCCGTCGACCTCGTGCTCCACGACACCTACTACGTCGTCGGCCACTTCCACTACATCGTGATGGGGGCCATCGGCTTCGCGGTGTTTGCGGGCATCTACTACTGGTTCCCCATCTTCACCGGTCGGATGTACCAGCGCACGCTCGGGAAGGCCCACTTCTGGCTCTCGATGATCGGGACCAATCTCACCTTCTTCGCGATGCTGGCGCTGGGGTATCTGGGGATGCCGCGCCGCTACGCGACCTACCAGTTCGACGGCGCCATCGCGCCGCTGGCACAGGTCAGTACGTTCCACCTGCTCGCCACTGCGGGAGCCTTTATCCTGCTCGTCGGCCAGCTCATCTTCGTCTGGAACCTCGTCCAGTCCTGGCTCGAAGGGCCGATAGTCGAGGACGGCGACCCGTGGAACCTAGAGCGCGACGACATGCTCGACCGCGAGTTCGAGTGGTTCGACCGCAAGCTGGAGACGGCCGTCACCGACGGCGGCGAGGACGAAGAACAGTCGGCGCTGACCGACGGCGGTACGCAGAGCGACGACTGA
- a CDS encoding DUF6684 family protein: MPLFGFEKDTLLDLTVNVIPLGIILFFIGAFAVVPAFGVDTVFTTLQFALMISMFLLLAVLTYYAGRAIEGAEEATDHSAIEEPNSATGTLDDGVESSDDDDGAELASDDDELPEA, translated from the coding sequence ATGCCACTGTTCGGGTTCGAAAAGGACACGCTGCTCGATCTCACTGTCAACGTCATCCCGCTCGGTATCATCCTCTTTTTCATCGGCGCGTTCGCGGTCGTTCCTGCGTTCGGTGTCGACACGGTGTTTACGACCCTCCAGTTCGCGCTGATGATCTCGATGTTCCTCCTGCTGGCCGTCCTCACGTACTACGCCGGCCGGGCCATCGAGGGCGCGGAGGAAGCGACGGACCATTCCGCGATAGAGGAACCGAATTCGGCGACTGGGACCCTCGACGACGGCGTGGAGTCCAGCGACGACGATGACGGCGCAGAACTGGCGTCCGACGACGACGAACTCCCCGAGGCCTGA
- a CDS encoding DUF7520 family protein, producing MSEPVGETAGEKVVVQIYVVIVALAGVMGFVLGTIRPTDLQPALFGVIALPPTPFGVALYGMVTVGVGLGVFLGLVVYVSRRSDGPAGQ from the coding sequence ATGAGCGAACCGGTCGGAGAGACCGCCGGCGAGAAAGTCGTCGTCCAGATATACGTCGTCATCGTGGCGCTGGCCGGCGTGATGGGCTTCGTCCTCGGGACGATCCGACCCACCGACCTCCAGCCCGCGCTGTTCGGCGTCATCGCCCTGCCGCCGACCCCCTTCGGTGTGGCGCTGTACGGGATGGTGACGGTCGGCGTCGGGCTGGGCGTGTTCCTGGGGCTGGTCGTCTACGTCTCGCGGCGGAGCGACGGCCCGGCCGGCCAGTAG
- a CDS encoding adenylosuccinate synthase — translation MTVTIVGSQLGDEGKGGIVDLYGDDVDVVARYQGGDNAGHTVVHEGETYKLSLVPSGAIRGKVGVLGNGCVVNPRTLFDELDTLQERGLEPDVRIAKRAHIIFPFHRVLDGIEEQVKSESDSEVGTTGRGIGPTYEDKAGRRGIRAGDLLDDDVLRERLEYIVPQKRAVVEDVYGVDVADLEDPDALDVDALFEEFREYGERFETEGMTVNASVFLTEAMAEGQNVMLEGAQGTTIDIDHGNYPYVTSSNPTAGGATTGTGLSPGVVGGGEVIGIVKAYLTRVGSGPLPTELGGVVGDTPGYEEQGEGENEELATDIREEGGEYGTVTGRPRRVAWLDMPMLRHAARVSGFTGLAINHLDVLAGLDEVEVGHSYTLDGEELLTLPATTEEWGRCTANYRSFDGWPEVDWAEVASDGYQALPESARAYIEYIETELDTPAYAIGVGPGRGETIVRERPF, via the coding sequence ATGACCGTAACCATCGTCGGCTCACAGCTCGGCGACGAGGGCAAGGGCGGCATCGTCGACCTGTACGGCGACGACGTGGACGTCGTCGCTCGCTATCAGGGCGGCGACAACGCCGGCCACACCGTCGTCCACGAGGGCGAGACCTACAAGCTCTCCCTCGTCCCGAGCGGAGCCATCCGCGGCAAGGTCGGCGTGCTCGGCAACGGCTGCGTCGTCAACCCGCGAACACTGTTCGACGAGCTAGACACGCTACAGGAGCGCGGTCTGGAGCCGGACGTGCGTATCGCCAAGCGCGCGCATATCATCTTCCCGTTCCACCGCGTACTGGACGGTATCGAGGAGCAAGTAAAGAGCGAGTCCGACAGCGAGGTCGGCACCACGGGTCGAGGTATCGGACCGACGTACGAGGACAAGGCCGGCCGGCGCGGTATTCGCGCCGGTGACCTGCTGGACGACGACGTGCTCCGGGAGCGACTGGAGTACATCGTCCCGCAGAAGCGGGCCGTCGTCGAGGACGTCTACGGCGTCGACGTGGCGGACCTCGAAGATCCCGACGCACTCGACGTGGACGCGCTCTTCGAGGAGTTCCGCGAGTACGGCGAACGCTTCGAGACCGAGGGGATGACGGTCAACGCCAGCGTCTTCCTCACCGAGGCCATGGCCGAGGGTCAGAACGTGATGCTGGAGGGTGCGCAAGGCACCACCATCGATATCGACCACGGGAACTACCCATACGTCACGTCCTCGAACCCGACCGCGGGCGGCGCCACCACGGGGACGGGCCTCAGCCCCGGCGTCGTCGGCGGCGGCGAGGTAATCGGTATCGTCAAGGCCTACCTCACCCGCGTCGGCAGCGGTCCGCTGCCCACGGAGCTGGGCGGTGTCGTCGGTGACACGCCGGGCTACGAGGAGCAGGGCGAGGGCGAGAACGAGGAACTGGCCACCGACATCCGCGAGGAGGGCGGCGAGTACGGCACTGTCACCGGCCGACCCCGTCGGGTCGCCTGGCTCGACATGCCGATGCTCCGCCACGCCGCGCGTGTCTCCGGGTTCACCGGGCTCGCTATCAACCACCTCGACGTGCTCGCGGGCCTGGACGAGGTCGAGGTCGGTCACTCGTACACGCTCGACGGCGAGGAGCTGCTGACGCTGCCGGCCACCACCGAGGAATGGGGCCGCTGTACGGCCAACTACCGGAGCTTCGACGGCTGGCCCGAGGTCGACTGGGCCGAGGTCGCGAGCGACGGGTACCAGGCCCTCCCCGAGAGCGCGCGTGCGTACATAGAGTATATCGAGACCGAACTCGACACGCCGGCCTACGCCATCGGCGTCGGCCCCGGCCGCGGCGAGACCATCGTCCGCGAGCGTCCCTTCTAG
- a CDS encoding CBS domain-containing protein codes for MADSNRPTVGDYMTRDVATVELDDTVTEVAKRIAESDDFSGFPVTDGRRVEGFVSARDLLLAAGHEPMFRVMSEDIIVAHPDMAVQDAARVILRSGIQKLPVVDDAGNLVGIISNADVIRSQIERATPDKVEKLSRTLANIHDIATHDDRRMVDLSALTPTQETVYADELEGRVYELERGLAEPLVVIDNGGKLYLADGHHRVKAAERLDIRGMEANVIVLDETVELGMAKTAREADLERIGDIEVVDYARHPLVQTTERLQDEG; via the coding sequence ATGGCAGACTCGAATCGGCCGACGGTCGGGGACTATATGACACGGGACGTGGCGACCGTCGAACTGGACGACACCGTCACCGAGGTGGCAAAGCGTATCGCCGAGAGCGACGATTTCAGCGGCTTCCCCGTCACCGACGGGCGCCGAGTCGAGGGGTTCGTCAGCGCCCGTGACCTCCTGCTCGCCGCGGGCCACGAACCCATGTTCCGGGTGATGAGCGAGGATATCATCGTCGCCCACCCCGACATGGCAGTGCAGGACGCCGCCCGCGTCATCCTCCGGTCGGGCATCCAGAAGCTCCCGGTCGTCGACGACGCGGGGAACCTCGTGGGCATCATCTCCAACGCCGACGTCATCCGCTCACAGATCGAGCGGGCGACCCCCGACAAGGTCGAGAAGCTCTCGCGGACGCTGGCGAACATCCACGACATCGCCACCCACGACGACCGCCGGATGGTCGACCTGAGCGCGCTCACGCCGACCCAGGAGACGGTGTACGCCGACGAGCTGGAGGGCCGGGTGTACGAACTCGAACGCGGGCTGGCCGAGCCGCTGGTCGTCATCGACAACGGCGGCAAGCTCTATCTGGCCGACGGCCACCACCGGGTGAAGGCGGCCGAACGACTCGATATCAGAGGGATGGAGGCGAACGTCATCGTCCTCGACGAGACCGTCGAGCTCGGCATGGCCAAGACGGCCCGCGAGGCCGACCTCGAACGCATCGGCGACATCGAGGTCGTCGACTACGCCCGCCACCCGCTGGTGCAGACGACCGAGCGCCTGCAGGACGAGGGGTAG
- a CDS encoding methytransferase partner Trm112 has translation MKEDLMDIICCPLDKHDLDLDVSERDGEEILAGTLVCTECGEQFPIEDGIPNLLPPDMREEAPA, from the coding sequence ATGAAAGAGGACCTGATGGACATCATCTGCTGTCCGCTGGACAAACACGACCTCGACCTCGATGTCTCCGAGCGCGACGGCGAAGAGATTCTCGCGGGCACGCTCGTCTGTACCGAATGCGGCGAGCAGTTCCCCATCGAGGACGGCATTCCGAACCTCCTCCCGCCGGACATGCGGGAAGAGGCCCCCGCGTAG
- a CDS encoding DUF7527 domain-containing protein: MSTRTVELVSEWDTVPFGGGYEGLHTLSDQGFSGAVTAGPTQLFMLNGTVVGILDGDIEAFEDAAGTARAAPHDALPLLVVMQDRADTPRAQYYTQDTPISEVDRTLEDGNFTGFVELSENVLSGDYYLVYHQGRSMSVAWVGSSQRLITDEDAFEQADDEVGIYQVMPAAIEPVELPELPEPDDEPVATAATEQDESSGGVDDDEEPSTTSEEPQSTAVSEPSPTTDDGAAGGSGRSEPTDRTDADDADATPSATADTGAAGPPGSKAAGASHGSAVEEQQREEPRDSAEPEESGTAEPRRDSETARAESEPATREPADPEPEPTPSEAETAQPSEPRSAPVDPTARESDETDESEPVPSGETGTAATAADSDAAGALETRSIPSLDPDRSSSTPDEPVTQTTVTEPKSAPSSTASTTTPSPPEQSQQASARTTEPEPTDSERDAAPTAELEARVEERESEIAALESEIDALSTENEELAAERDQLLTDLEEARAEIQRLEDELEAAGGTATGGLQLSAAEAIDGTNLFVRYHSKGEATLAKAQDGSANRAAVDENLRLEYHTQFDGDEAVVDGEAFEAFLRDSIQYRFVDWLVGDLLYEIRDTGHESAMDVLYDALPDIDRAELNGKVSVTYTEDGQEHRSQETFDVVVRDRMGNPLVVANINDSRQPATDGQMTDIVRNAERVGNASDSLSGAFLVTSSFFEPEALETAKEATSSGLFSRDKRKSFVNLSRKGGYHLCLLEARNKEFHLAVPEL, from the coding sequence ATGAGTACGCGTACGGTAGAGCTAGTATCCGAGTGGGACACGGTGCCCTTTGGCGGCGGCTACGAGGGGCTCCACACCCTCTCAGACCAGGGTTTCTCCGGGGCCGTCACCGCCGGGCCGACACAGCTGTTCATGCTGAACGGCACGGTCGTCGGCATCCTCGACGGCGATATCGAGGCGTTCGAGGACGCGGCGGGCACGGCGCGGGCGGCGCCCCACGACGCGCTCCCGCTGCTCGTCGTGATGCAGGACCGGGCCGACACCCCACGGGCACAGTACTACACACAGGACACACCGATATCCGAGGTCGACCGGACGCTGGAGGACGGCAACTTCACCGGATTCGTCGAGCTCTCGGAGAACGTGCTCTCGGGTGACTACTACCTCGTCTACCACCAGGGTCGGTCGATGAGCGTCGCGTGGGTCGGGAGTTCCCAGCGGCTCATCACCGACGAGGACGCCTTCGAGCAGGCCGACGACGAGGTCGGTATCTACCAGGTCATGCCGGCCGCAATCGAGCCGGTCGAACTGCCCGAGCTCCCCGAGCCCGACGACGAGCCGGTGGCTACCGCCGCGACGGAACAGGACGAGTCAAGCGGCGGTGTCGACGACGACGAGGAACCGTCGACGACGAGCGAGGAGCCACAGTCGACCGCCGTTTCGGAGCCGTCCCCGACGACCGACGATGGGGCGGCCGGGGGCTCCGGGCGGAGCGAACCGACCGACCGGACGGACGCCGACGACGCGGACGCGACCCCCTCGGCGACCGCGGACACGGGCGCCGCTGGCCCGCCCGGGTCCAAAGCGGCCGGCGCGAGCCATGGGTCTGCCGTCGAGGAACAGCAGCGGGAGGAGCCACGAGACAGCGCGGAGCCGGAGGAGAGCGGGACAGCGGAGCCCCGCCGTGACTCGGAGACCGCCCGAGCGGAGAGCGAGCCGGCGACCCGGGAGCCGGCCGACCCCGAACCGGAACCGACCCCGAGTGAGGCCGAGACGGCACAGCCGTCCGAGCCCCGGTCGGCGCCGGTCGATCCGACCGCACGGGAGTCTGACGAGACCGACGAGTCCGAACCGGTACCGTCGGGAGAGACAGGGACTGCCGCCACAGCGGCTGACAGTGACGCCGCGGGCGCGCTCGAAACCCGGTCGATCCCGTCGCTCGACCCCGACCGGTCGAGTTCGACACCGGACGAGCCGGTCACCCAGACGACGGTGACGGAGCCCAAGTCGGCGCCCTCGTCGACGGCATCGACGACGACGCCGTCGCCGCCGGAACAGAGCCAGCAGGCGTCCGCCCGGACGACCGAGCCCGAACCGACCGACAGCGAGCGCGACGCCGCGCCGACCGCCGAGCTGGAGGCGCGAGTCGAGGAGCGCGAGTCCGAAATCGCGGCGCTGGAGTCCGAGATAGACGCTCTCTCGACCGAGAACGAGGAGCTCGCCGCCGAGCGCGACCAGTTGCTGACCGACCTCGAGGAGGCCCGGGCCGAGATACAGCGACTGGAGGATGAACTGGAGGCCGCCGGCGGTACCGCGACCGGCGGGCTCCAGCTGTCGGCCGCCGAGGCCATCGACGGGACGAATCTCTTCGTGCGCTACCACTCGAAGGGCGAGGCGACGCTGGCGAAAGCACAGGACGGGAGCGCAAACCGCGCGGCCGTCGACGAGAACCTCCGGCTGGAGTATCACACCCAGTTCGACGGCGACGAGGCCGTCGTCGACGGCGAGGCGTTCGAGGCCTTCCTCCGCGACAGCATCCAGTACCGGTTCGTCGACTGGCTCGTCGGGGACCTGCTGTACGAGATACGCGACACCGGCCACGAGAGCGCGATGGACGTGCTGTACGACGCGCTGCCCGACATCGACCGCGCGGAGCTAAACGGTAAAGTGTCGGTCACCTACACCGAGGACGGACAGGAACACCGTTCACAGGAGACCTTCGACGTGGTCGTTCGCGACCGCATGGGGAACCCCTTAGTCGTCGCGAACATCAACGACTCCCGACAGCCGGCGACCGACGGCCAGATGACCGACATCGTCCGCAACGCCGAGCGTGTCGGGAACGCCTCGGACTCGCTTTCGGGGGCCTTCCTGGTCACGAGCAGTTTCTTCGAGCCGGAGGCCTTGGAGACCGCGAAGGAGGCGACCTCCAGCGGCCTGTTCAGCCGCGACAAGCGCAAGAGCTTCGTCAACCTCTCGCGGAAAGGCGGCTACCACCTGTGCCTGCTCGAAGCGCGAAACAAGGAGTTCCACCTCGCGGTGCCCGAACTGTAG
- a CDS encoding DUF7524 family protein, giving the protein MPDALTVHVNRGELHGLAVPDSFETSESFDVVLVNHGESTHVHIHLDDALSEQAAVEAPNHHVEGGDERRVRVTRTADGTARGNLKLVTAYGATTRLVDVQLTEPVYTDEPVEVGEELTKPQPRPDPGGSSLLADRRVPLVAALLLVVFLAAVAGAVARNPLVAVAVVVLAAAGLVAAVAVGRGD; this is encoded by the coding sequence GTGCCAGACGCCCTGACTGTCCATGTTAACCGCGGGGAGCTCCACGGGCTAGCGGTCCCCGACAGCTTCGAGACGAGCGAGAGCTTCGACGTGGTGCTGGTCAACCACGGCGAATCGACACACGTCCACATCCACCTCGACGACGCGCTCTCCGAACAGGCGGCCGTGGAGGCGCCGAACCACCACGTCGAGGGCGGGGACGAGCGGCGCGTCCGGGTGACCCGAACCGCCGACGGGACCGCTCGCGGCAATCTGAAGCTCGTCACCGCCTACGGGGCGACGACGCGTCTGGTCGACGTGCAACTCACCGAACCGGTCTACACCGACGAACCGGTCGAGGTGGGTGAAGAACTGACGAAGCCACAGCCGCGACCGGACCCCGGCGGGTCGTCACTGCTCGCAGACCGCCGGGTGCCGCTCGTGGCCGCGCTTCTCTTGGTCGTGTTCCTCGCCGCGGTCGCCGGTGCAGTCGCCCGGAATCCCCTCGTCGCCGTCGCCGTCGTGGTGCTCGCGGCCGCCGGGCTCGTCGCCGCTGTCGCCGTGGGACGGGGCGACTAG
- a CDS encoding acyl-CoA mutase large subunit family protein: MYDDEELRAIREAKADWEADTLDPALSAHGERRDRFATVSNLDVDRLYTPLDIADTDYETDLGFPGEAPYTRGVYPTMYRGRQWTMRQFAGFGTAEETNERFHYLIDEGQTGLSTAFDMPTLMGLDSDDAMADGEVGKEGVAVDTLADMERLFDGIDLADVSTSFTINPSAPVVYAMYLALADRRGVPREQLRGTLQNDMFKEFIAQKEWVVGPEPSLKLVTDVIEFASRETPGFKPVSVSGYHIREAGATAVEELAFTLADGFAYVEACLDRGLDVDDFAPQLSFFFNAHNAIFEEVAKYRAARRIYARVMAEWYGAEAEASRQLKFHTQTAGQSLTAQQPLNNVVRVTIQALAGVLGGTQSLHTNSFDEALALPSEAAVRVALRTQQIIAEESGAADIVDPLGGSFAVEALTDELESKAMDHIEHIRAELGDGSMRDGVLAGIEQGYFQRAIQDSAYEYQQRVERDEAVVVGVNAYTVEEERDPEVLSVDEAVQERQRERLAAVRDERDENAVATALDGVRDRVDNGENVMPAVVDAVKADATMGEIMAVFETEYGAYRET, encoded by the coding sequence ATGTACGACGACGAGGAGCTCCGGGCGATACGCGAGGCCAAAGCCGACTGGGAGGCCGACACCCTCGACCCCGCGTTGTCCGCTCACGGGGAACGGCGCGACCGCTTCGCGACCGTCTCCAACCTCGACGTCGACCGCCTCTACACGCCGCTTGACATCGCCGACACGGACTACGAGACAGACCTGGGCTTCCCGGGCGAGGCGCCCTACACGCGCGGCGTCTACCCCACGATGTACCGCGGACGCCAGTGGACGATGCGCCAGTTCGCCGGCTTCGGGACCGCCGAGGAGACCAACGAGCGCTTTCACTACCTCATCGACGAGGGACAGACCGGGCTCTCGACGGCCTTCGACATGCCGACTCTGATGGGGCTCGATTCGGACGACGCGATGGCCGACGGCGAAGTGGGCAAAGAGGGCGTCGCCGTCGACACGCTGGCCGACATGGAGCGCCTCTTCGACGGTATCGACCTCGCCGACGTCTCGACCTCGTTCACCATCAACCCCAGCGCGCCGGTCGTCTACGCGATGTATCTCGCGCTGGCCGACCGCAGAGGCGTCCCCCGTGAGCAGCTGCGGGGGACCCTCCAGAACGACATGTTCAAGGAGTTCATCGCACAGAAAGAGTGGGTCGTCGGTCCGGAGCCGTCCCTGAAGCTCGTCACCGACGTCATCGAGTTCGCCAGCCGGGAGACGCCCGGATTCAAGCCCGTCTCGGTGTCTGGTTATCACATCCGTGAGGCGGGCGCGACCGCCGTCGAGGAACTGGCCTTTACCCTCGCCGACGGCTTCGCCTACGTGGAAGCCTGTCTGGACAGGGGGCTCGACGTGGACGACTTCGCCCCGCAGCTCTCCTTCTTTTTCAATGCCCACAACGCCATCTTCGAGGAGGTCGCGAAGTACCGGGCGGCCCGTCGTATCTACGCGCGGGTGATGGCCGAGTGGTACGGCGCCGAGGCCGAGGCGAGCAGACAGCTGAAGTTTCACACACAGACGGCCGGCCAGTCACTGACGGCCCAGCAGCCGCTGAACAACGTCGTCCGCGTCACCATACAGGCCCTCGCGGGCGTGCTGGGCGGGACCCAGAGCCTCCACACAAACAGCTTCGACGAGGCGCTGGCACTGCCCTCCGAAGCGGCCGTCAGGGTGGCGCTGCGGACCCAGCAGATTATCGCCGAGGAGTCGGGCGCGGCCGACATCGTCGACCCCCTCGGCGGGAGCTTCGCCGTCGAGGCGCTCACCGACGAGCTGGAGTCGAAGGCGATGGACCACATCGAGCATATCCGCGCGGAACTGGGCGACGGGTCCATGCGAGACGGCGTTCTCGCCGGCATCGAACAGGGCTACTTCCAGCGGGCGATACAGGACTCGGCCTACGAGTACCAGCAGCGCGTCGAGCGCGACGAGGCGGTTGTCGTCGGCGTCAACGCGTACACGGTCGAAGAGGAGCGAGACCCGGAGGTCCTCTCGGTGGACGAAGCGGTCCAGGAACGGCAGCGCGAGCGGCTGGCGGCGGTCAGAGACGAGCGCGACGAGAACGCGGTAGCGACAGCCCTCGACGGCGTCCGTGACCGCGTCGATAACGGGGAAAACGTGATGCCGGCCGTCGTCGACGCGGTGAAGGCCGACGCGACGATGGGGGAGATAATGGCCGTCTTCGAGACCGAGTACGGCGCCTATCGCGAGACGTAG
- a CDS encoding DUF7541 family protein has product MEEQPGLSDQYRTASPWPVFVALGLALSEIGVFIGLFPVAVFGLILFGGSIAGILTESGYVTRPWPTLTSVGAVLAALAAGLAVWYLPMADITVANIGEGALFTRLVAVAVAGVVMVAMGGVGSVMEQTKV; this is encoded by the coding sequence ATGGAAGAGCAACCCGGACTGAGCGACCAGTACCGGACAGCGAGTCCGTGGCCGGTGTTCGTCGCGCTGGGACTTGCCCTCTCGGAGATCGGCGTCTTCATCGGCCTCTTTCCGGTGGCCGTCTTCGGTCTCATCCTCTTTGGCGGGTCCATAGCGGGAATTCTCACGGAATCGGGCTACGTGACGCGCCCGTGGCCGACGCTGACGAGCGTCGGCGCCGTGCTCGCCGCGCTCGCGGCTGGACTCGCTGTCTGGTATCTCCCGATGGCGGATATCACCGTCGCCAACATCGGCGAGGGGGCGCTGTTTACCCGCCTCGTCGCCGTCGCCGTCGCCGGCGTCGTGATGGTGGCGATGGGCGGGGTCGGCTCCGTGATGGAGCAGACGAAGGTCTGA